One window of Trifolium pratense cultivar HEN17-A07 linkage group LG5, ARS_RC_1.1, whole genome shotgun sequence genomic DNA carries:
- the LOC123885394 gene encoding casein kinase 1-like protein 2, which produces MEPRIGNKFRLGRKIGSGSFGEIYLGTNIQTNEEVAVKLENVKTKHPQLLYEAKLYKLLQGGTGIPNVKWSGVEGEYNVLVMDLLGPSLEDLFNFCNRKLSLKTVLMLADQMINRVEFFHSKSFLHRDIKPDNFLMGLGRRANQVYVIDFGLAKKFRDSANRHIPYRENKNLTGTARYASMNTHLGIEQSRRDDLESLGYVLMYFLRGSLPWQGLKAGTKKQKYERISEKKVSTSIESLCRGYPSEFASYFHYCRSLRFDDKPDYAYLKRLLRDLFIREGFQFDYVFDWTILKYQQSQIAPPPSRGIGLAAGPSSGLPLTSANADGQSGGKDVRNTGWSSSDPTRRRTSGPIANDGILSREKAPLTNDLTGSKDAMLSSSNFFRSSGSARRGAILSGRDAVAGSETEPSSRPLTMDLSQGALRNSSGAQRSSHIMSSEHNRVSSGRNTSNVKNLAAAIESLHINDERAQY; this is translated from the exons atgGAACCTCGAATTGGGAATAAGTTCCGTCTTGGTCGGAAAATTGGTAGCGGATCTTTTGGAGAGATCTATCTCG GTACCAATATTCAAACAAATGAAGAAGTTGCGGTTAAGCTT GAAAATGTCAAAACCAAGCACCCGCAATTGTTGTATGAAGCAAAGCTGTATAAACTACTGCAAGGAGGAA CTGGGATTCCGAATGTGAAATGGTCTGGTGTCGAAGGAGAGTACAATGTCCTTGTGATGGATTTACTTGGCCCTAGTCTTGAGGATTTATTCAATTTCTGTAACAGGAAGTTGTCCCTCAAAACTGTTCTCATGCTTGCTGATCAAATG ATAAACCGAGTCGAATTTTTTCATTCCAAGTCATTTTTACATCGGGACATCAAGCCAGACAACTTCCTCATGGGTTTAGGAAGGCGTGCAAATCAA GTGTACGTCATTGACTTTGGTCTTGCTAAGAAATTCAGAGACAGCGCAAATCGGCATATTCCATACAG AGAGAATAAGAATCTGACGGGAACTGCTAGGTATGCTAGTATGAATACTCATCTTGGAATTG AGCAAAGTCGTAGGGATGATTTAGAGTCACTTGGATATGTTCTTATGTATTTCTTAAGAGGAAG TCTGCCTTGGCAGGGATTGAAAGCCGGTACTAAGAAGCAGAAGTATGAGAGAATCAGCGAGAAGAAAGTTTCTACTTCTATTGAA TCTCTCTGCCGTGGCTATCCCTCAGAATTTGCATCATACTTCCATTATTGTCGGTCACTGAGGTTTGATGATAAACCTGATTATGCTTATCTGAAAAGACTTTTGCGCGACCTTTTCATCCGTGAAG GATTCCAGTTTGATTATGTCTTTGATTGGACCATTTTGAAATATCAGCAATCTCAAATCGCCCCTCCTCCTTCCCGTGGTATT GGTCTTGCTGCTGGACCAAGTTCTGGTCTGCCACTAACTTCTGCAAATGCTGATGGACAGTCAG GTGGCAAAGATGTTAGGAATACTGGGTGGTCTTCATCTGATCCTACTCGTAGGAGAACTTCTGGACCTATTGCCAATGATGGAATCTTATCTAGAGAAAAAGCGCCGCTTACAAATGACTTAACTGGATCTAAAGATGCTATG TTGTCAAGTTCGAATTTCTTTCGGTCAAGTGGATCTGCAAGGCGAGGTGCTATCTTAAGCGGTCGTGATGCAGTTGCTGGCAGTGAGACTGAGCCCTCCTCTCGTCCTCTAACGATGGATTTGAGTCAAGGTGCACTCCGTAACAGCTCTGGTGCTCAGAGAAGTTCACATATCATGTCATCTGAGCACAACCGAGTATCATCTGGAAGAAACACATCAAACGTAAAGAATTTGGCAGCTGCTATTGAAAGTCTGCATATTAACGATGAGAGGGCACAGTATTAG
- the LOC123885079 gene encoding probable phospholipid-transporting ATPase 4 isoform X1 codes for MAHGRIRARLRRSHFYTFGCLRPTTTDEGPHPLQGPGFSRTVHCNQPEIHERRPLYYCKNDISTTKYNVLTFFPKALFEQFRRVANIYFLLAACLSASPISPFSPLSMIAPLAFVVGLSMAKEALEDSRRFVQDVKVNHRKVHHHKGDGVFGPRMWQNIMVGDVVKVEKDKFFPADLLLLSSSYEDGICYVETMNLDGETNLKVKRSLESTLFLDSDEAFKDFAGTIRCEDPNPNLYTFVGNFEHERQVYPLDPSQILLRDSKLRNTEYIYGVVIFTGHDSKVMQNSTRSPSKRSTIEEKMDYIIYTLFTVLIFISIISSIGFIVKTKYQTPTWWYLRPDSIESQYDPQKIGVAGLSHLVTALILYGYLIPISLYVSIEVVKVLQATFINQDIHMYDEETGTPADARTSNLNEELGQVDTILSDKTGTLTCNQMDFLKCSIAGTPYGVCSSEVEVAAAKQIASDLEDDDSDLSNFPLPNKKGHVSWENVGVAEEYELETVVTSKGDEDEKHAIKGFGFEDDRLMNGNWLQEPNTDDILLFFRILAVCHTAIPELNEETGSFTYEAESPDEGAFLVAAREFGFEFCRRTQSSIFTRERISTSGKVVEREYKLLNLLDFTSKRKRMSVIVRDEEGQLFLLCKGADSIIFDRLSKNGKIYLEATTMHLNDYGEAGLRTLALAYRRLEEKEYSDWNDEFQKAKAAVGADRDAMLERVSEMMEKELILVGATAIEDKLQKGVPDCIDKLAQAGLKIWVLTGDKMETAINIGFSCSLLRQGMKQICITTNSDTESNDVKQFLCLTPQAIKDNILNQITNATQMIKLEKDPHAAFALIIDGKTLTYTLEDDLKHKFLGLAVDCASVICCRVSPKQKALVTRLVKEGTGKTTLAIGDGANDVGMIQEADIGVGISGVEGMQAVMASDFSIAQFRFLERLLVVHGHWCYKRIAQMICYFFYKNIAFGLTIFYFEAFTGFSGQSVYDDWYMILFNVCLTSLPVISLGVFEQDVPSDVCLQFPALYQQGPKNLFFDWYRILGWMANGLYSSIVIFLLTVTILYDHPFREDGQTADMAAVGTTMFTCIIWAVNVQIALTMSHFTWIQHLFIWGSIMTWYVFLTIYGMLSPEYSKNAYHLLVEALGPAPIYWSTTLLVTVTCNLPYLIHISLQRCFNPMDHHIIQEIKHYKKDIEDQHMWIRESSKARQETKIGFTARVEAKIRQLKGKLQRKHSFLTIMSPVHK; via the exons ATGGCGCATGGAAGGATAAGGGCAAGGCTCCGAAGGAGCCATTTTTATACATTTGGTTGTCTTCGACCTACTACCACTGACGAGGGGCCTCATCCACTTCAAGGTCCTGGGTTCTCGCGAACTGTGCACTGTAACCAACCTGAGATCCATGAGAGGAGACCTTTATATTACTGCAAGAATGATATTTCCACAACTAAATATAATGTGCTTACATTTTTTCCCAAGGCACTTTTTGAACAGTTTCGTAGAGTTGCTAATATATACTTTCTTTTGGCTGCGTGTCTCTCAGCCTCGCCAATTTCACCTTTTAGTCCTCTGAGTATGATTGCTCCTTTGGCATTTGTTGTTGGGCTTAGTATGGCAAAGGAAGCATTGGAAGATTCACGCAGGTTCGTTCAGGATGTTAAAGTTAACCATCGAAAAGTTCATCATCATAAAGGTGATGGTGTTTTTGGTCCCAGGATGTGGCAGAACATTATGGTTGGGGATGTAGTAAAAGTAGAAAAGGACAAGTTTTTTCCAGCTGATTTGTTGCTCTTGTCATCAAGTTATGAGGACGGGATATGCTATGTGGAGAcaatgaatttagatggtgaGACCAACTTAAAGGTAAAAAGATCTTTGGAGTCTACCTTGTTCCTAGATAGCGATGAAGCGTTTAAGGATTTCGCTGGAACAATAAGATGTGAAGACCCAAACCCCAATCTTTACACTTTTGTTGGAAACTTTGAGCATGAGCGCCAAGTTTATCCTCTTGATCCTAGTCAAATTCTCCTTCGAGATTCTAAGCTCAGGAACACGGAATACATCTATGGAGTGGTCATTTTCACTGGCCACGACAGTAAAGTCATGCAGAATTCCACAAGATCCCCTTCAAAGAGGAGCACGATAGAAGAGAAGATGGACTATATCATATACACTCTCTTCACTGTCCTTATCTTTATATCTATCATTAGTTCCATAGGATTCATTGTCAAGACTAAGTACCAAACCCCTACGTGGTGGTACTTACGCCCCGACAGTATCGAATCCCAGTATGATCCCCAGAAAATTGGAGTGGCTGGGTTGAGTCATTTGGTTACTGCTCTCATTCTCTATGGATATTTGATACCCATCTCACTTTATGTTTCCATTGAGGTTGTGAAGGTTTTACAAGCAACCTTCATTAACCAAGACATTCATATGTATGATGAAGAAACCGGAACTCCAGCTGACGCACGGACTTCAAATTTGAATGAAGAGTTGGGTCAGGTGGATACAATTCTCTCTGATAAAACTGGAACTTTAACCTGCAATCAGATGGACTTTTTGAAGTGCTCTATTGCGGGTACTCCATATGGTGTGTGTTCTAGTGAAGTTGAAGTTGCTGCAGCGAAGCAGATAGCTTCTGATCTTGAGGACGATGATTCAGATCTCTCCAATTTCCCATTGCCTAATAAGAAAGGACATGTTTCATGGGAAAATGTTGGAGTAGCTGAAGAATATGAACTAGAGACTGTTGTTACTTCCAAAGGTGATGAGGATGAAAAGCATGCCATAAAGGGATTTGGTTTTGAAGACGACCGTCTCATGAATGGTAATTGGTTGCAAGAGCCCAATACCGAtgacattttattatttttccgAATACTTGCTGTTTGCCATACTGCCATTCCTGAGTTGAATGAGGAAACGGGCAGTTTTACATATGAAGCAGAGTCTCCAGATGAAGGGGCTTTTCTAGTAGCAGCAAGAGAATTTGGCTTTGAGTTTTGTAGGAGGACTCAGTCAAGTATTTTCACACGTGAAAGAATTTCTACTTCAGGGAAAGTGGTTGAAAG GGAGTACAAACTCTTAAATCTACTAGATTTCACAAGTAAAAGAAAGCGTATGTCAGTGATTGTCCGTGATGAGGAGGGCCAACTTTTTCTTCTGTGCAAAGGGGCTGACAG TATCATATTTGATCGTTTGTCCAAGAATGGAAAAATTTATTTGGAGGCTACTACCATGCATTTAAATGATTATGGAGAAGCAGGTTTGCGAACACTAGCTCTGGCCTATAGAAGGCTTGAAGAAAAAGAGTACTCAGATTGGAACGACGAGTTTCAGAAAGCCAAAGCAGCTGTTGGGGCTGATAGAGATGCAATGCTTGAGCGGGTATCAGAGATGATGGAAAAAGAGTTGATTCTTGTTGGGGCTACTGCTATAGAAGACAAACTGCAGAAAGGG GTTCCTGATTGCATTGATAAACTTGCTCAAGCTGGTCTCAAGATTTGGGTATTGACGGGGGATAAGATGGAAACTGCAATCAACATTGG ATTTTCCTGCAGTTTGCTTCGACAGGGCATGAAGCAGATCTGTATAACTACAAATTCAGACACAGAATCCAATGATGTCAAACAG TTCTTGTGCTTAACACCGCAGGCCATCAAGGACAACATATTAAATCAAATCACCAATGCTACACAAATGATAAAGCTGGAGAAGGACCCTCATGCTGCATTTGCATTAATTATTGATGGGAAAACTCTGACATACACTTTAGAAGATGACCTGAAGCACAAATTTTTGGGTCTGGCAGTTGATTGTGCATCTGTCATCTGCTGTCGTGTGTCTCCCAAGCAAAAGGCACTG GTCACAAGGTTGGTAAAAGAAGGAACTGGGAAGACCACTCTCGCAATAGGTGATGGTGCAAATGATGTTGGTATGATACAAGAAGCAGATATTGGTGTTGGAATCAGTGGGGTTGAAGGTATGCAG GCAGTGATGGCTAGTGACTTCTCAATTGCCCAATTTCGATTTTTGGAGCGGCTTCTGGTGGTGCATGGACACTGGTGTTACAAGAGAATTGCACAGATG ATATGCTATTTCTTCTACAAGAATATAGCATTTGGCCTCACCATATTCTATTTTGAGGCCTTTACAGGCTTCTCTGGCCAATCGGTATATGATGACTGGTACATGATATTGTTCAATGTTTGTCTGACATCATTACCCGTCATTTCACTTGGTGTTTTTGAACAAGATGTTCCGTCGGACGTTTGTCTACAG TTTCCTGCACTGTACCAACAAGGACCCAAAAATTTGTTCTTTGATTGGTATAGAATATTGGGATGGATGGCCAATGGTTTATATTCCTCCATCGTTATCTTCTTACTCACCGTCACCATATTATATGATCATCCATTCCGTGAAGATGGCCAGACAGCTGACATGGCTGCTGTTGGAACCACAATGTTCACTTGCATCATCTGGGCTGTGAACGTCCAAATTGCGCTGACAATGAGCCATTTTACCTGGATTCAACATCTGTTTATATGGGGTAGCATAATGACTTGGTACGTCTTTCTCACGATATATGGCATGCTTTCTCCCGAGTATTCTAAGAATGCCTACCATTTACTGGTTGAAGCCCTCGGACCTGCACCTATTTATTGGTCAACAACACTTTTAGTTACAGTTACATGCAATCTTCCTTATCTTATCCACATATCATTACAAAGATGTTTTAATCCCATGGATCACCACATTATCCAAGAAATCAAGCACTACAAGAAAGATATTGAGGATCAACACATGTGGATAAGGGAGAGTTCTAAAGCCAGACAAGAAACCAAGATTGGATTCACTGCAAGAGTGGAAGCAAAGATCAGACAATTGAAGGGCAAGCTGCAGAGAAAACATTCTTTCTTGACTATTATGTCCCCAGTACATAAGTAA
- the LOC123885079 gene encoding probable phospholipid-transporting ATPase 4 isoform X2, protein MAHGRIRARLRRSHFYTFGCLRPTTTDEGPHPLQGPGFSRTVHCNQPEIHERRPLYYCKNDISTTKYNVLTFFPKALFEQFRRVANIYFLLAACLSASPISPFSPLSMIAPLAFVVGLSMAKEALEDSRRFVQDVKVNHRKVHHHKGDGVFGPRMWQNIMVGDVVKVEKDKFFPADLLLLSSSYEDGICYVETMNLDGETNLKVKRSLESTLFLDSDEAFKDFAGTIRCEDPNPNLYTFVGNFEHERQVYPLDPSQILLRDSKLRNTEYIYGVVIFTGHDSKVMQNSTRSPSKRSTIEEKMDYIIYTLFTVLIFISIISSIGFIVKTKYQTPTWWYLRPDSIESQYDPQKIGVAGLSHLVTALILYGYLIPISLYVSIEVVKVLQATFINQDIHMYDEETGTPADARTSNLNEELGQVDTILSDKTGTLTCNQMDFLKCSIAGTPYGVCSSEVEVAAAKQIASDLEDDDSDLSNFPLPNKKGHVSWENVGVAEEYELETVVTSKGDEDEKHAIKGFGFEDDRLMNGNWLQEPNTDDILLFFRILAVCHTAIPELNEETGSFTYEAESPDEGAFLVAAREFGFEFCRRTQSSIFTRERISTSGKVVEREYKLLNLLDFTSKRKRMSVIVRDEEGQLFLLCKGADSIIFDRLSKNGKIYLEATTMHLNDYGEAGLRTLALAYRRLEEKEYSDWNDEFQKAKAAVGADRDAMLERVSEMMEKELILVGATAIEDKLQKGVPDCIDKLAQAGLKIWVLTGDKMETAINIGFSCSLLRQGMKQICITTNSDTESNDVKQAIKDNILNQITNATQMIKLEKDPHAAFALIIDGKTLTYTLEDDLKHKFLGLAVDCASVICCRVSPKQKALVTRLVKEGTGKTTLAIGDGANDVGMIQEADIGVGISGVEGMQAVMASDFSIAQFRFLERLLVVHGHWCYKRIAQMICYFFYKNIAFGLTIFYFEAFTGFSGQSVYDDWYMILFNVCLTSLPVISLGVFEQDVPSDVCLQFPALYQQGPKNLFFDWYRILGWMANGLYSSIVIFLLTVTILYDHPFREDGQTADMAAVGTTMFTCIIWAVNVQIALTMSHFTWIQHLFIWGSIMTWYVFLTIYGMLSPEYSKNAYHLLVEALGPAPIYWSTTLLVTVTCNLPYLIHISLQRCFNPMDHHIIQEIKHYKKDIEDQHMWIRESSKARQETKIGFTARVEAKIRQLKGKLQRKHSFLTIMSPVHK, encoded by the exons ATGGCGCATGGAAGGATAAGGGCAAGGCTCCGAAGGAGCCATTTTTATACATTTGGTTGTCTTCGACCTACTACCACTGACGAGGGGCCTCATCCACTTCAAGGTCCTGGGTTCTCGCGAACTGTGCACTGTAACCAACCTGAGATCCATGAGAGGAGACCTTTATATTACTGCAAGAATGATATTTCCACAACTAAATATAATGTGCTTACATTTTTTCCCAAGGCACTTTTTGAACAGTTTCGTAGAGTTGCTAATATATACTTTCTTTTGGCTGCGTGTCTCTCAGCCTCGCCAATTTCACCTTTTAGTCCTCTGAGTATGATTGCTCCTTTGGCATTTGTTGTTGGGCTTAGTATGGCAAAGGAAGCATTGGAAGATTCACGCAGGTTCGTTCAGGATGTTAAAGTTAACCATCGAAAAGTTCATCATCATAAAGGTGATGGTGTTTTTGGTCCCAGGATGTGGCAGAACATTATGGTTGGGGATGTAGTAAAAGTAGAAAAGGACAAGTTTTTTCCAGCTGATTTGTTGCTCTTGTCATCAAGTTATGAGGACGGGATATGCTATGTGGAGAcaatgaatttagatggtgaGACCAACTTAAAGGTAAAAAGATCTTTGGAGTCTACCTTGTTCCTAGATAGCGATGAAGCGTTTAAGGATTTCGCTGGAACAATAAGATGTGAAGACCCAAACCCCAATCTTTACACTTTTGTTGGAAACTTTGAGCATGAGCGCCAAGTTTATCCTCTTGATCCTAGTCAAATTCTCCTTCGAGATTCTAAGCTCAGGAACACGGAATACATCTATGGAGTGGTCATTTTCACTGGCCACGACAGTAAAGTCATGCAGAATTCCACAAGATCCCCTTCAAAGAGGAGCACGATAGAAGAGAAGATGGACTATATCATATACACTCTCTTCACTGTCCTTATCTTTATATCTATCATTAGTTCCATAGGATTCATTGTCAAGACTAAGTACCAAACCCCTACGTGGTGGTACTTACGCCCCGACAGTATCGAATCCCAGTATGATCCCCAGAAAATTGGAGTGGCTGGGTTGAGTCATTTGGTTACTGCTCTCATTCTCTATGGATATTTGATACCCATCTCACTTTATGTTTCCATTGAGGTTGTGAAGGTTTTACAAGCAACCTTCATTAACCAAGACATTCATATGTATGATGAAGAAACCGGAACTCCAGCTGACGCACGGACTTCAAATTTGAATGAAGAGTTGGGTCAGGTGGATACAATTCTCTCTGATAAAACTGGAACTTTAACCTGCAATCAGATGGACTTTTTGAAGTGCTCTATTGCGGGTACTCCATATGGTGTGTGTTCTAGTGAAGTTGAAGTTGCTGCAGCGAAGCAGATAGCTTCTGATCTTGAGGACGATGATTCAGATCTCTCCAATTTCCCATTGCCTAATAAGAAAGGACATGTTTCATGGGAAAATGTTGGAGTAGCTGAAGAATATGAACTAGAGACTGTTGTTACTTCCAAAGGTGATGAGGATGAAAAGCATGCCATAAAGGGATTTGGTTTTGAAGACGACCGTCTCATGAATGGTAATTGGTTGCAAGAGCCCAATACCGAtgacattttattatttttccgAATACTTGCTGTTTGCCATACTGCCATTCCTGAGTTGAATGAGGAAACGGGCAGTTTTACATATGAAGCAGAGTCTCCAGATGAAGGGGCTTTTCTAGTAGCAGCAAGAGAATTTGGCTTTGAGTTTTGTAGGAGGACTCAGTCAAGTATTTTCACACGTGAAAGAATTTCTACTTCAGGGAAAGTGGTTGAAAG GGAGTACAAACTCTTAAATCTACTAGATTTCACAAGTAAAAGAAAGCGTATGTCAGTGATTGTCCGTGATGAGGAGGGCCAACTTTTTCTTCTGTGCAAAGGGGCTGACAG TATCATATTTGATCGTTTGTCCAAGAATGGAAAAATTTATTTGGAGGCTACTACCATGCATTTAAATGATTATGGAGAAGCAGGTTTGCGAACACTAGCTCTGGCCTATAGAAGGCTTGAAGAAAAAGAGTACTCAGATTGGAACGACGAGTTTCAGAAAGCCAAAGCAGCTGTTGGGGCTGATAGAGATGCAATGCTTGAGCGGGTATCAGAGATGATGGAAAAAGAGTTGATTCTTGTTGGGGCTACTGCTATAGAAGACAAACTGCAGAAAGGG GTTCCTGATTGCATTGATAAACTTGCTCAAGCTGGTCTCAAGATTTGGGTATTGACGGGGGATAAGATGGAAACTGCAATCAACATTGG ATTTTCCTGCAGTTTGCTTCGACAGGGCATGAAGCAGATCTGTATAACTACAAATTCAGACACAGAATCCAATGATGTCAAACAG GCCATCAAGGACAACATATTAAATCAAATCACCAATGCTACACAAATGATAAAGCTGGAGAAGGACCCTCATGCTGCATTTGCATTAATTATTGATGGGAAAACTCTGACATACACTTTAGAAGATGACCTGAAGCACAAATTTTTGGGTCTGGCAGTTGATTGTGCATCTGTCATCTGCTGTCGTGTGTCTCCCAAGCAAAAGGCACTG GTCACAAGGTTGGTAAAAGAAGGAACTGGGAAGACCACTCTCGCAATAGGTGATGGTGCAAATGATGTTGGTATGATACAAGAAGCAGATATTGGTGTTGGAATCAGTGGGGTTGAAGGTATGCAG GCAGTGATGGCTAGTGACTTCTCAATTGCCCAATTTCGATTTTTGGAGCGGCTTCTGGTGGTGCATGGACACTGGTGTTACAAGAGAATTGCACAGATG ATATGCTATTTCTTCTACAAGAATATAGCATTTGGCCTCACCATATTCTATTTTGAGGCCTTTACAGGCTTCTCTGGCCAATCGGTATATGATGACTGGTACATGATATTGTTCAATGTTTGTCTGACATCATTACCCGTCATTTCACTTGGTGTTTTTGAACAAGATGTTCCGTCGGACGTTTGTCTACAG TTTCCTGCACTGTACCAACAAGGACCCAAAAATTTGTTCTTTGATTGGTATAGAATATTGGGATGGATGGCCAATGGTTTATATTCCTCCATCGTTATCTTCTTACTCACCGTCACCATATTATATGATCATCCATTCCGTGAAGATGGCCAGACAGCTGACATGGCTGCTGTTGGAACCACAATGTTCACTTGCATCATCTGGGCTGTGAACGTCCAAATTGCGCTGACAATGAGCCATTTTACCTGGATTCAACATCTGTTTATATGGGGTAGCATAATGACTTGGTACGTCTTTCTCACGATATATGGCATGCTTTCTCCCGAGTATTCTAAGAATGCCTACCATTTACTGGTTGAAGCCCTCGGACCTGCACCTATTTATTGGTCAACAACACTTTTAGTTACAGTTACATGCAATCTTCCTTATCTTATCCACATATCATTACAAAGATGTTTTAATCCCATGGATCACCACATTATCCAAGAAATCAAGCACTACAAGAAAGATATTGAGGATCAACACATGTGGATAAGGGAGAGTTCTAAAGCCAGACAAGAAACCAAGATTGGATTCACTGCAAGAGTGGAAGCAAAGATCAGACAATTGAAGGGCAAGCTGCAGAGAAAACATTCTTTCTTGACTATTATGTCCCCAGTACATAAGTAA